From the Hydrogenispora ethanolica genome, the window GATCCGGCCCCGGTACATGACCTATTCGCTGTTGCTGCCGCCGGGCACGGCCGAAGCATACGTCGGCTCGCTCATCGCCAACATCAGCCGGTATGCGGCGGAACTGGGGATCGCCATTGTGGGCGGCCACACCGGTTTCTACGGGGCGGTGACCGTTCCGACCATCGGCGGGATCACGGTCTGGGGCCATGGCGACGCCTATGTTTCCCCCAAAGGGGCGCGGGAAGGCGATGACATCGTCATGACCAAGGGGGCCGGCGTGGAAGCGGCGGCGCTATTGGCCTACGAACTAAAAGATCAGCTGCTGCGAAGCCTGCCGGCGGAGATCGTCAAACGGGCGGCGGCGCGCCTGCGGGAGGTGTCGGTGGTCCGGGACGCCGCCATCGCGGCCCGCAACCCCGGCGTCCACGCCATGCATGACGCCACCGAGGGCGGACTGAAGCGGGGCCTCTGGGAGATCGCCCAGGCCGCGAAGCAGGGGATCGCGGTCCGCAGGGACGATATCTTGATTCCCGAGGATATCCGGGCGGTTTGCGGTTATTTCGGACTGGACCCCTGGGAAGTCATCAGCGAGGGCACTCTGGTCCTGACCTGCGCGCCGGAGTATACGCCGGAATTGTTGGCCGCCTACGGCGAGGCCGGAATTCCGGCCCGGATCATCGGCAAGGTGACCGGTCCGGAGAAAGGCTGCGTCTACGCAGCGGGAGGCCAAAGTTTCCCGCTGGTTCCCCCGGCCATCGATCAATTCTGGGATGTCTTCTTCAACGCCGCCGCCGTCATTCAGGAACGGTCGCAGCGCCCCGAACAGCAAAGAGCTCAAAAGCTCTGCCGGGAGCTTCAGGAAACCGTGAACCGCTTGTGCCAGCGGGAGCTGGCTCCGCTGCTGCCGGAGATCGGCGCCAACATCGCTTATGCCGCCGCGGACAGCGAGACCCTCGACCAAGTGGCCGGCATCCCGGGCCGGATCATCCGGGTCAAGGGGAAAGCGGTGGCCAGCACCGCGCCGGAGATGGGAGCCAGCACGTATATGGGAAATACGCTATTGATCGTGAGAAAATATTTCCCGGAGGCGCGTTGCGTCATCAACCTGCGGAATAACGAGGCGATCCGCCGGGCCTGCCGCAAAGGGGATTACCGGATTGCCGAGATGCCGGTCCCCGAGGGCTACCGGCAGTCGGACGAGGATTTTGCGCGCGACCTTGAGGCGGTGCTGCGGAGTTGCGGGGAGTTGCCGGATGTCATCGCGATCCCGGACCGGTTGAATCTGGAGAAGCTTATTTTGCTATTGGGAAGTACGCTGGAGGAGCTGGAAGGCAAGATAATGCGGATCACTCAAGAGTGATCCGAGAGGGGGGAGGACCCGCCACAAGATGTGTAGCGGGTCTTTTTTGCTTTTGGGAGGAGGTGACAGGGCCGCTTATTTCTATGAGATATAAAACCGCCTTCATAATCGGGAGCAAGCGGAAAGACGGATTTTTTGTTATATTGTGGTATAATTGGGATAGAAGTGACGCTGGGTTTGCTTGACTTCGGCGCAGAACTCATGAACCGGGAATATATTCATTGTGTCAATCGCCCTGAATGATAGTACTCCGCGCCTTTGCGCCTCCGCGGGAGGAGAAATAATAGGCCGGGGAAGAGTGATTCGGGGGGGGGAATTATATTATCTCCCGCAGAGGCGCGGAGGCGCAGAGAAATGACGGAAAATGAAATTGGGGCGCTCATAGTCGATACGGCAATTAGAGTGCATCGCGAACTCGGGCCCGGTCTGCTTGAATCGGTATATGCGGTAATATTGGAATACGAACTGAAGCAACGGGGTTTACAAGTTAAACGGGAGGTGCCGATTCCGATTGTATATAAAGAAATTCAATTTGATGAGAGTTTCCGGGCCGATCTGATTGTGGAAGGAAAAGTTATCGTGGAGCTAAAGTCGGTAGAACAGGTAACAGCCGCTCATAAAAAGCAGGTTCAAACATATTTGAGGCTTACTGGCTGCAAGCTTGGATACTTGCTCAACTTCGGCGAAGAACTCATGAAATCGGGAATAACCCGTTGTGTCAATCATCTTGAATCATAAAAACTCCGCGTCTTTGCGCCTCTGCGGGAGGATAAATAATAGGCCGGGATAGATTCGGAGAAATTATATTATCTCCCGCAGAGGCGCTGGGGCGCAGAAATGACGGGAAATAAAAATTGGAACGCTCATTGTGGATACAGAAATCGGTATACCTCGACAATTGACTGATGGCTGTAAGCTTGGATACTTGTTTAACTTTAGCGAAAGGATTCATAAAATTCGGAATCACCCGTTGCGTCAATCGTCTTGAAGTCATAACGCTGCGGAGAAATGATTTTGTTAATAATGAAAAAGCATTTGGGGTTCCAGCTGGCCAAATTCAGGATTAACTTTGGAGTAAATAATCTATGGATCTAAATACTCTCCTTAAGGAATTCATCACCTCCATAGACTTGGAAATCGCAACCAGAAAGCAAAAAGCAAAAATCCGTCCGCTTACAATCAAGGATGGGGAAAAGGCCTTAAGCGATTCAAACGGTAATATCTATCGATTTTTTGAGTTTTCCTACAATGTATTCCCAGATTCCCCGGCTGAAGTAACGCTTATCAACGGAAAAATGAACAAGGAGGGTCGGAAATATAACGCCACGATTATTGGGGTGGACGACGATGTTTTATCACTATATATTTCCGGAGAAGATTTACCGGATATTATAAATAAGGCGCTTCTTATTATTGATGACACCAAATTGCTTGAAGGTGTCAAAAATACCGTTTGTAAAATCAAAGATCGCGCTGAGAATCCGCCGAAAGATCTCGCCAATGCTTTGTTCGGCATTCGTCAGATTCGCACTAAGCTAAGTGACTACAATGATATTCCGCCTCAATTTAACGCCAGCCAATGTGAAACGGTAAAGAAAGCTTTGGGTTCGGATGCTACATATATCTGGGGGCCACCCGGAACCGGGAAATCAGTCACCCTCAGTTTTATTGCCGATATTTTAGTTAAAAAGGGGTCAAGCATCTTAATCGCCGCTCATACCAATGAAGCGGTGGATAACTTGATGGAGAAACTAATTGACACTTTTTCCAAGGAAGCAATCGAAGCGGGTCAAATCATCCGGTGGCGGGTAACCCGTTCCGAAAAAATCCAACCGATTACTCCCGGATATATAATGTTGGAGAAGAAATCCCAAATCAGTCGTCGGATCAATGAGCTCAGAAAGGAAAAGGACGATTTATCGACCCGGCGGCTTCAGCTCCAAAAGGAATATGAAGAAGATTATAAAAAGCTGCAAGTGTTACGTAAGAAGCATGATCAATATCAAACATGCCAACGCCAATATGATTGGGCAATAAATGAACTCAAAACGATTGAACTGGAAATCGCCAAAGTGGAAAATGAAATTAGCTCTCTTAAAAATTGGCTGATAAATTACGATAGAAGTTTCTTTGTAAACCAGTTAATTCGAAAGCACCAAAGAGAAACCTTTGAGTTAGCGCTTTCGCAAAAGTTAGAACTCACAATAAATCTCGGAATTCAAAAGGAGAAGGCCATTGCAAGATGCCGTGAAGAAAACGAGCTTTTAACCAAAGCCAAAGCGGAGTATGAGCAATACGCGGAAACGCTCAATTCGGAAGGAATAACCAAGGCTAAATTAAATGGTAACCTGGAAGCCATCGCCAAACTAAGCGATGATTTAAAGAGGACCAGTTCCGAAATTATTGATTTGGAAAGGGAATTGGAGGGTAACAAAAATTTCGAATATGAATTGCTGAAAAACGCGCGAGTTATGGGAACCACTTTAACTTCGGCTACGCTAAATACTCAATTAAGAGAAAGAACATTTGATGTTGTCATTGTGGATGAAGTAAGCATGGCCCCTTGCCCCAGCCTTTATACAACGTGCGCCCTGGCAAAAAAGAAAGCAATTTTGTGCGGAGATTTTTATCAATTATCTCCGATTGCCGAAAACAAAAATGCCGAATGGCTGAGTAAAAGTATCTTCGACAAGCTGGGAATCATCAGAAAGATCGTGAGCGGTCAAAACCTAACCGAATTAACCATATTGGATACTCAATTTCGCTGCCATCCCAGAGTTGCCAACTCGATTATCGACATTGTTTATCATGGCAAGTTAAAAAATGGCTATGAAGAAACCCATCCCAACTTTGATGCGCAATGTCTGGAACCATATGCAAATGAGGCTTGCATACTTGTGGATCTTTCAAGGATTTGTACCAGTTCGACACCATGGTGCGAAACAAAGGGAGGTAGTTGGGTAAACCTTAATTCAGCCAAACTGACCATCAATTTAACGCAACAGGCATTGATCTCCGGCGTAAAATCTGTCGGTATCATCACGCCTTACAGAGAACAAGCGCGACATATCAAGAAAAATATTAAACAGCTAAACAAATTATACCCCAATTCAAAAGTTGAGGCCTCAACGGTCCATCGGTACCAAGGACGAGAAATGAAATTGATTATTTTTGATCTGGTTGATTGTTATCCGAAAAAATTGTTGGCTCCTTTCTTAAGCCAAGGACATGGATCCGAGTCGATGCGGCTAATAAATGTGGCAACGACACGCGCCATAGGTAAGCTCATCGTAATAGCGAATGTCGATTATATTGAGCAAAAATTACGTGATAATAAAAATGCGATTTTATACCAATGGATTCAATATTTAAAGACACAAAGACACGTTTATATAAATTCCATTTCAGAATTGGAATATTTTGCGATGTAAGCGAATATTGACGATGAATTAGTTGATACTCGTTCAACTTCGACGAAGAACTCATGAAATCGGGAATCACCCGTCACGTCA encodes:
- a CDS encoding thiamine-phosphate synthase family protein codes for the protein MIGKVNDDFFQRNIIASVGHENSRVVIGPAMGVDAAILRVGDGYMAIAEDPIFPSLNMSPEDFAFLTVHIGASDVAVMGIRPRYMTYSLLLPPGTAEAYVGSLIANISRYAAELGIAIVGGHTGFYGAVTVPTIGGITVWGHGDAYVSPKGAREGDDIVMTKGAGVEAAALLAYELKDQLLRSLPAEIVKRAAARLREVSVVRDAAIAARNPGVHAMHDATEGGLKRGLWEIAQAAKQGIAVRRDDILIPEDIRAVCGYFGLDPWEVISEGTLVLTCAPEYTPELLAAYGEAGIPARIIGKVTGPEKGCVYAAGGQSFPLVPPAIDQFWDVFFNAAAVIQERSQRPEQQRAQKLCRELQETVNRLCQRELAPLLPEIGANIAYAAADSETLDQVAGIPGRIIRVKGKAVASTAPEMGASTYMGNTLLIVRKYFPEARCVINLRNNEAIRRACRKGDYRIAEMPVPEGYRQSDEDFARDLEAVLRSCGELPDVIAIPDRLNLEKLILLLGSTLEELEGKIMRITQE
- a CDS encoding GxxExxY protein; this encodes MTENEIGALIVDTAIRVHRELGPGLLESVYAVILEYELKQRGLQVKREVPIPIVYKEIQFDESFRADLIVEGKVIVELKSVEQVTAAHKKQVQTYLRLTGCKLGYLLNFGEELMKSGITRCVNHLES
- a CDS encoding AAA domain-containing protein, whose product is MDLNTLLKEFITSIDLEIATRKQKAKIRPLTIKDGEKALSDSNGNIYRFFEFSYNVFPDSPAEVTLINGKMNKEGRKYNATIIGVDDDVLSLYISGEDLPDIINKALLIIDDTKLLEGVKNTVCKIKDRAENPPKDLANALFGIRQIRTKLSDYNDIPPQFNASQCETVKKALGSDATYIWGPPGTGKSVTLSFIADILVKKGSSILIAAHTNEAVDNLMEKLIDTFSKEAIEAGQIIRWRVTRSEKIQPITPGYIMLEKKSQISRRINELRKEKDDLSTRRLQLQKEYEEDYKKLQVLRKKHDQYQTCQRQYDWAINELKTIELEIAKVENEISSLKNWLINYDRSFFVNQLIRKHQRETFELALSQKLELTINLGIQKEKAIARCREENELLTKAKAEYEQYAETLNSEGITKAKLNGNLEAIAKLSDDLKRTSSEIIDLERELEGNKNFEYELLKNARVMGTTLTSATLNTQLRERTFDVVIVDEVSMAPCPSLYTTCALAKKKAILCGDFYQLSPIAENKNAEWLSKSIFDKLGIIRKIVSGQNLTELTILDTQFRCHPRVANSIIDIVYHGKLKNGYEETHPNFDAQCLEPYANEACILVDLSRICTSSTPWCETKGGSWVNLNSAKLTINLTQQALISGVKSVGIITPYREQARHIKKNIKQLNKLYPNSKVEASTVHRYQGREMKLIIFDLVDCYPKKLLAPFLSQGHGSESMRLINVATTRAIGKLIVIANVDYIEQKLRDNKNAILYQWIQYLKTQRHVYINSISELEYFAM